A genome region from Chthonomonas sp. includes the following:
- the mrdA gene encoding penicillin-binding protein 2: MIHEERGDSISGRTAILPSLLTLGLVGLFFRFWYFQVATADELIAEAKRSRTTDIKQLAPRGMIVDRRGTLIAGVRREVVVVATPKFALASKKYQAQVAALIGLSTDKLVKQIEREKWRPYVETPIKAEVTLAAATKIEEWGNVDADFRSAFRVDWMPMRYYKNAETLGHVLGYVQSPNAEDVKRIREEGKEPAMFVGKTGVEKSYEAFLMGLPGKETLEVDSKRRPVRSIGVDSPTPGAKLELTIDDELQKFAYDRLGPLTGAVVAIEPSTGEILCLVSKPSYDASLFLGGISAAEYDAITSDPRKPLFNRALQAAYAPGSTFKIVTAIAAQLAGKFSTGTTAFCAGGYFFGGKGRPIKCLGHHGSISFHNAFVKSCNTFFINLGYNIAGKAHLREACKLVGLGEKPGLDIGGDGRGTVPTADFITRYRGEDRMMGGEIANFSIGQGEVSTTPLQMAQVAAFVANRGRSYRPHLVRTVFDPDSGKQPTRIQPELLHKLDAPPQFWDALLGAMEGVVSYGTAARSKVPGVRIGGKTGSAEVRGQHLTNSWFVGIGPMDKPGIVVAILAERAGHGSEAAAPIGTAVIKKYLDIKAGKKPVPPSAQVQLTQN; the protein is encoded by the coding sequence GTGATTCACGAGGAGCGCGGCGACTCCATCTCGGGCCGCACCGCGATTCTGCCGAGCCTGCTCACCCTGGGGCTGGTCGGCCTGTTTTTCCGGTTTTGGTACTTCCAGGTCGCCACGGCGGATGAGTTGATCGCCGAGGCCAAGCGGTCTCGCACGACCGATATTAAGCAACTCGCGCCGCGCGGCATGATCGTGGATCGGCGGGGAACCCTCATCGCGGGTGTGCGCCGCGAGGTGGTGGTGGTCGCCACGCCCAAGTTTGCGCTCGCCAGCAAGAAGTATCAGGCGCAAGTCGCGGCGCTCATTGGGCTCTCAACCGACAAACTGGTCAAGCAGATTGAGCGCGAGAAGTGGCGTCCCTACGTGGAAACCCCGATCAAGGCCGAGGTCACTTTGGCCGCCGCCACCAAGATCGAGGAGTGGGGCAATGTTGACGCAGACTTTCGCAGCGCGTTTCGCGTGGATTGGATGCCAATGCGATACTACAAGAACGCGGAGACGCTCGGGCACGTGCTTGGTTATGTTCAATCGCCGAACGCCGAGGATGTCAAGCGAATCCGCGAAGAAGGCAAAGAGCCAGCCATGTTCGTCGGCAAAACCGGCGTCGAGAAGAGCTACGAGGCATTTCTCATGGGGCTGCCCGGCAAGGAAACCCTGGAAGTAGATTCTAAGCGGCGGCCGGTGCGCAGCATCGGCGTGGATAGCCCGACTCCGGGCGCAAAGCTGGAACTCACGATTGACGACGAGCTCCAAAAGTTCGCCTATGATCGGCTGGGGCCGCTGACCGGAGCGGTCGTGGCGATCGAACCGAGCACCGGCGAGATTCTGTGCCTGGTGAGCAAGCCGTCCTACGACGCGTCGCTCTTTCTTGGCGGAATTAGCGCCGCCGAATACGACGCGATCACCAGTGACCCTCGCAAACCGTTGTTCAACCGCGCGCTCCAAGCTGCCTATGCGCCGGGTTCGACATTCAAAATTGTGACCGCGATCGCGGCTCAACTCGCCGGGAAATTCTCCACTGGCACGACCGCGTTCTGCGCCGGTGGCTACTTCTTCGGCGGCAAAGGGCGCCCGATCAAGTGCCTCGGGCATCACGGCAGCATCTCGTTCCACAACGCGTTCGTCAAGAGCTGCAACACGTTCTTTATCAACCTGGGCTACAACATTGCGGGCAAGGCGCATCTGCGCGAGGCTTGCAAGTTGGTGGGACTCGGCGAAAAGCCGGGCCTCGACATTGGCGGCGACGGCCGTGGAACGGTGCCGACCGCGGATTTCATCACGCGCTACCGCGGCGAGGACCGCATGATGGGCGGTGAAATCGCCAACTTTAGCATCGGGCAAGGCGAGGTCTCGACGACGCCGCTGCAGATGGCGCAGGTCGCGGCGTTTGTCGCCAACCGGGGCCGCAGCTACCGCCCGCACCTGGTGCGCACGGTCTTCGATCCGGATAGCGGCAAGCAGCCGACCCGGATTCAACCGGAGCTCTTGCACAAACTCGATGCGCCTCCGCAGTTTTGGGATGCGCTTTTGGGCGCGATGGAAGGCGTCGTTTCGTATGGCACTGCGGCCCGATCCAAGGTGCCGGGCGTGCGGATTGGCGGTAAAACCGGGAGCGCGGAAGTGCGCGGTCAGCACCTCACCAACTCGTGGTTTGTCGGCATTGGGCCAATGGATAAGCCCGGCATCGTGGTGGCAATTTTGGCCGAGCGCGCGGGTCACGGCAGCGAAGCGGCGGCACCCATCGGCACTGCCGTGATCAAGAAGTACCTCGATATCAAGGCGGGTAAAAAGCCCGTGCCGCCCTCAGCGCAGGTTCAACTTACTCAAAATTGA
- a CDS encoding transglycosylase domain-containing protein, translating into MARPAKARVQPANKKAVKVKSSRKRKWKIFGATVFCLFGVSMAAGYVWWTGKLNEAQTKLPRLEVYRSVLSSAPSQILSADSRPVVLWEIAAEKRLPVKFDDIPKRVIQATLAAEDKRFYEHGGIDTWSVFRVLVTNAKAGSIKGGGSTITMQLAKRVYTDSAQTFQRKIDDAAMAIQIERHYSKNTILEMYLNQVYYGNQAYGIAKAADTYFGKKLDQLTWGQAAALARCVQRPSRINPITDVNAATEARNDVLRTMKEENMITSAEYDTAIKEDLSKQVVAQGSRTSQRKKKAPYFVDYVLDEINRRMPEIDLSQGGYRIQTTLNYDMQLVAEREVRKLVDDYRSVNTGAFLLTDREGRVQAMVGGVDYERNQFNFIANGKRQPGSSFKPFIYAIAFDTGAIGPHSSLSNEPPQDIFDPGTGRKWEPKNSDGTVGGSMDVYNAFIFSKNLPAIDTLRMLGPRRFTQRAPSAFGFVSDLPAVPSLALGTAEVTPMELAGAYSVFQNEGERRPAYGIVSIEGPDGRTLKSFVPDPQVSGLRKTTLEFMDYLLRGVINEGTATRGRDIRNARGKTGTTNDNRDAWFCGYSDELLGIGWISGETKDTKGRWIYPEMNRTVFGGTVTIQMWRGIMKECQRMVSEERSPRPSYSFWSQDSPNSTNRRKRRDETERTADVQEPDVEPGPDGDITPIEPDDPQPEPNATPATNNRDTDRDRDRDRDRDRPRPERTTPEEGGGGYETVYICPDSGLLASSSCPEQRPMRYRRGEGPKRYCRKDHAGGH; encoded by the coding sequence GTGGCTCGCCCAGCAAAAGCCCGGGTTCAACCCGCGAATAAGAAGGCCGTCAAGGTCAAGTCTTCCCGCAAGCGCAAATGGAAAATTTTCGGTGCCACCGTGTTCTGTTTGTTCGGGGTCAGCATGGCCGCGGGTTACGTGTGGTGGACCGGCAAACTCAACGAAGCGCAAACTAAGCTCCCGCGGCTTGAGGTTTATCGCTCGGTTCTGAGTAGCGCGCCCAGCCAAATTCTCAGCGCCGACAGTCGCCCCGTTGTGCTGTGGGAAATCGCCGCCGAAAAGCGACTCCCGGTGAAGTTCGACGACATACCAAAGCGCGTGATTCAAGCCACGCTCGCCGCCGAGGATAAACGCTTTTACGAGCACGGCGGGATTGATACCTGGTCGGTGTTCCGCGTGCTGGTCACCAACGCCAAGGCGGGCAGCATTAAGGGCGGTGGTTCGACTATCACCATGCAACTGGCCAAGCGGGTCTATACCGACTCGGCGCAGACATTCCAGCGCAAGATTGACGACGCTGCCATGGCGATTCAGATCGAGCGGCATTATTCCAAGAACACGATCCTGGAAATGTATCTCAACCAGGTCTATTACGGCAACCAAGCCTACGGGATTGCCAAGGCCGCCGACACTTACTTCGGCAAGAAACTCGACCAGTTGACCTGGGGGCAGGCCGCCGCGCTCGCCCGGTGTGTGCAACGTCCGAGCCGCATCAACCCGATTACCGACGTCAACGCCGCGACCGAGGCTCGTAACGATGTTCTCCGCACCATGAAGGAGGAGAACATGATCACCAGCGCCGAGTACGACACGGCGATCAAGGAAGACCTGAGCAAGCAGGTTGTCGCGCAGGGCAGTCGAACATCCCAGCGCAAGAAGAAGGCGCCTTATTTTGTGGACTACGTGCTCGACGAGATCAATCGTCGCATGCCGGAAATTGACCTCTCGCAAGGCGGATACCGCATTCAAACCACGCTCAACTACGATATGCAACTTGTCGCTGAGCGCGAAGTTCGCAAGCTGGTCGATGATTACCGCAGCGTCAATACCGGAGCGTTTTTGCTCACCGATCGCGAAGGCCGCGTGCAGGCGATGGTCGGCGGCGTCGATTACGAGCGCAATCAGTTTAATTTCATCGCTAATGGTAAGCGTCAGCCGGGCTCTTCGTTCAAGCCTTTTATCTATGCGATCGCCTTTGACACCGGAGCAATCGGGCCGCACTCCTCGCTGAGCAACGAGCCCCCGCAAGACATCTTCGACCCGGGCACCGGTCGCAAGTGGGAACCCAAGAACTCCGACGGCACGGTGGGCGGTTCGATGGACGTTTACAACGCGTTCATTTTCAGCAAGAACTTGCCGGCCATTGATACCTTGCGAATGCTTGGGCCGCGCCGCTTTACCCAGCGCGCGCCTTCGGCGTTTGGCTTTGTCAGCGACCTACCGGCGGTGCCTTCGCTCGCGCTCGGCACAGCGGAAGTCACGCCGATGGAGCTGGCCGGCGCTTATAGCGTTTTCCAAAATGAAGGCGAGCGCCGACCCGCTTACGGCATCGTCAGCATCGAAGGCCCCGATGGCCGGACGCTCAAGTCGTTTGTGCCCGATCCGCAAGTCAGCGGCCTGCGCAAGACGACGCTTGAGTTCATGGATTACCTCCTGCGCGGCGTCATCAACGAGGGTACGGCCACGCGGGGTCGGGATATTCGCAACGCCCGCGGCAAAACCGGAACCACCAACGACAACCGCGATGCGTGGTTCTGCGGTTACTCGGATGAGCTGCTCGGCATCGGCTGGATTAGCGGCGAAACCAAAGATACTAAGGGCCGCTGGATTTACCCCGAAATGAACCGGACCGTGTTTGGTGGCACCGTCACGATTCAGATGTGGCGAGGCATTATGAAGGAGTGCCAGCGCATGGTCAGCGAAGAGCGCTCGCCGCGGCCAAGCTACTCGTTCTGGAGCCAAGATTCGCCCAACAGCACCAACCGTCGCAAGCGGCGCGATGAGACCGAACGCACCGCCGACGTGCAAGAGCCTGATGTTGAGCCGGGTCCGGATGGCGACATCACTCCGATCGAGCCCGACGATCCCCAGCCGGAGCCCAACGCGACTCCAGCGACCAACAATCGCGACACCGATCGCGATCGAGATCGGGACCGCGATCGCGACCGTCCGCGACCCGAGCGAACCACTCCGGAAGAGGGCGGCGGTGGCTACGAAACGGTTTACATTTGCCCCGACAGTGGGCTGCTGGCTTCCAGCAGTTGCCCCGAGCAGCGGCCCATGCGCTATCGGCGCGGCGAGGGCCCCAAGCGCTATTGCCGTAAGGATCACGCCGGGGGCCACTAG
- a CDS encoding sigma-70 family RNA polymerase sigma factor: MEAVYGLQALNVTPKLDAETEARLVEKCRRQSYEAFSQLVDAYESRVLGFVIRLVRNREEALDITQEVFIRAYQAFNRFDGRSSLRTWLFRIAHNLCVDRARREDRNPVRASLDANSANTGETWDVADTRNTADQEVLDEELHTMVRNGLARMSDKLRTVIVLHDQEEMSYEEIASTVGIPVGTVKSRLFLARNFLQQYLKEYLEGATR; the protein is encoded by the coding sequence ATGGAAGCGGTCTACGGACTCCAAGCATTGAACGTGACGCCAAAACTCGACGCGGAAACAGAAGCAAGACTCGTCGAAAAGTGTCGACGTCAAAGTTACGAAGCATTCAGCCAACTGGTGGATGCGTACGAGTCGCGCGTCCTGGGCTTTGTCATTCGGTTGGTGCGCAACCGCGAGGAAGCCCTCGACATCACGCAGGAAGTCTTCATCCGCGCCTACCAGGCGTTCAACCGATTTGACGGTCGTTCGTCGCTACGCACGTGGCTGTTCCGCATCGCCCACAACTTGTGCGTCGATCGAGCTCGTCGCGAAGACCGTAACCCGGTCCGCGCTAGCCTCGACGCCAACTCGGCCAACACCGGTGAAACATGGGATGTGGCGGACACCCGCAACACCGCCGATCAAGAGGTGCTCGACGAAGAACTGCACACCATGGTCCGCAACGGCCTCGCCCGCATGAGCGATAAACTGCGCACCGTCATCGTCCTCCACGACCAGGAGGAAATGAGCTACGAGGAAATCGCCTCGACCGTCGGGATCCCCGTCGGCACCGTCAAGAGCCGCCTCTTTTTGGCTCGAAACTTTTTACAACAGTATCTTAAGGAATATTTAGAAGGAGCGACACGCTAA
- a CDS encoding outer membrane beta-barrel protein, translated as MKQLSVLALVFASAAVFAQTAKPMGLSARAGFFFPTAQRAKQAGKTWFGFGVDYKLGDLKFASETGQAASYGISVDFTSKNDFRQTPIVGYYRASLQDNIYYVVGAGLNFTQELSGGSTPSRDNKTGIAYQVGLGMDLKGQSLPLFIEAKYMGSSRSKLNGLGFFGGIRF; from the coding sequence ATGAAGCAACTCTCCGTACTCGCCCTCGTTTTCGCCTCCGCGGCGGTTTTCGCGCAAACCGCCAAGCCGATGGGACTGTCGGCTCGCGCTGGCTTTTTCTTCCCGACCGCTCAACGCGCCAAGCAAGCCGGCAAAACCTGGTTTGGCTTCGGTGTTGACTACAAGCTCGGCGATCTGAAGTTCGCCAGCGAGACCGGCCAAGCCGCGAGCTACGGCATCTCGGTGGACTTCACCAGCAAGAACGACTTCCGCCAAACGCCGATCGTCGGCTACTACCGCGCTAGCCTGCAAGACAACATCTACTACGTGGTCGGCGCGGGTCTGAACTTCACCCAAGAACTTTCGGGCGGCTCCACTCCGTCGCGAGATAACAAGACTGGAATTGCTTACCAAGTCGGCCTCGGCATGGACCTCAAGGGTCAGTCGTTGCCGCTGTTCATCGAAGCCAAGTACATGGGTAGCTCGCGCAGCAAACTCAATGGTCTGGGCTTCTTCGGCGGTATCCGGTTCTAG
- a CDS encoding redoxin domain-containing protein, producing the protein MRKLASVFLLLVSFAVGFAKDSLHVYVFLKDTCPHTAAALPALRQLSTDLKGKGALMAFITVPTKDVEATQKKLKTNFTLMADPDATRSRQLGGKHSLDVLIVQGKDRVKFEGFGPKVLAELTKRTGVKFTSKVYPAKRMSGCGL; encoded by the coding sequence ATGCGCAAACTCGCTTCGGTTTTCTTGTTGCTGGTTTCCTTCGCCGTTGGGTTCGCCAAGGATTCGCTGCACGTGTATGTCTTCCTCAAGGACACCTGCCCGCACACGGCGGCCGCGCTCCCGGCTCTGCGCCAACTTTCAACCGATTTGAAGGGGAAAGGCGCCCTGATGGCCTTCATCACGGTGCCGACGAAGGACGTGGAAGCCACCCAAAAGAAACTGAAAACCAACTTCACATTGATGGCCGATCCCGACGCCACGCGCAGTCGCCAACTCGGTGGGAAGCACAGCCTGGACGTGCTGATTGTGCAAGGAAAAGACCGCGTGAAGTTCGAAGGCTTCGGGCCAAAAGTCCTAGCCGAGCTCACCAAGCGCACGGGCGTGAAGTTCACGAGCAAGGTCTATCCGGCCAAGCGCATGTCGGGTTGCGGGCTCTAG
- a CDS encoding MoxR family ATPase has protein sequence MSQVQEIKGLSEALINEVGKAVLGKREVISDAVLCLLCNGHVLLEDIPGVGKTTLAKALARAIGGIFKRAQFTPDMLPADVTGAAIYLQNEQRFEFRPGPLFANVILIDEINRATPKTQSALLEAMEERQVSVDGETHPLPKPCFVIATQNNIEMTGTYPLPEAQLDRFFARLSLGYPGRDIEADMLLSRQTDDVIDSVVPAITLDQLVSAQTAVREIGVSDAIREYIVSIVHETREHALLTLGASPRGSLYMMRAAQAKAAMSGDEWVTPDHVKAVAPLTLSHRVMARGEVRARGTTNQEIIRQILNSVTVPIP, from the coding sequence ATGTCGCAGGTGCAGGAAATCAAGGGGCTGAGCGAAGCCCTGATCAACGAGGTCGGAAAGGCCGTGCTGGGCAAACGCGAGGTCATTAGCGACGCTGTGCTGTGCCTTCTCTGCAATGGGCACGTGTTGCTGGAGGACATTCCCGGCGTCGGGAAAACAACCCTGGCCAAGGCTCTTGCCCGCGCTATTGGCGGCATCTTTAAGCGAGCGCAGTTCACGCCCGACATGCTCCCCGCCGACGTGACCGGCGCCGCGATTTATCTTCAAAACGAGCAGCGGTTCGAGTTTCGCCCCGGCCCGCTCTTCGCCAACGTCATTCTGATCGACGAAATCAATCGGGCGACGCCAAAAACCCAAAGCGCCTTGCTCGAAGCGATGGAAGAACGGCAGGTCTCGGTGGATGGTGAAACCCATCCGCTGCCGAAGCCATGCTTTGTCATTGCGACCCAAAACAACATCGAGATGACCGGTACTTACCCGCTGCCCGAAGCTCAACTCGACCGATTTTTTGCTCGCCTTAGCCTGGGTTACCCCGGTCGCGACATCGAGGCGGACATGCTGCTTAGCCGCCAGACCGACGATGTGATTGACTCGGTGGTCCCGGCGATCACGCTCGATCAACTGGTGTCGGCGCAAACCGCTGTGCGCGAGATTGGGGTGAGTGACGCGATTCGCGAGTACATCGTGAGCATCGTTCACGAAACCCGCGAGCACGCCCTGCTCACGCTCGGCGCGAGTCCGCGCGGTTCGCTCTACATGATGCGAGCCGCCCAGGCCAAGGCGGCGATGAGTGGCGACGAGTGGGTCACGCCCGACCACGTGAAGGCCGTCGCGCCGCTGACGCTCTCTCACCGCGTGATGGCGCGTGGTGAAGTGCGCGCCCGTGGGACCACGAATCAGGAAATCATTCGCCAGATTTTGAACTCGGTGACGGTGCCCATCCCCTAA
- a CDS encoding DUF58 domain-containing protein has product MVRRLARLVLTTSALFLLVMAILINSPALFYMATAMAATIAACAFQAYLSVRGLQIQRISPPAVNFGEVVTVSLIVRSERRIKRPLIQVYDKLPARLRFSQRTWSLPIAPAYDQPIQTRYSFRPLRRGVFTWSEVEVNGTDTLGLVTKSKVYEAEQAQLLVYPAPLPVNIDLRPSGGVGTSEAESGRFRGSGLEPRGIREYVPGDPQRYVHWTSSARSRNLMVKEFESGAGLAALIFIQRLPESDLAHNGLTSFEVACGHIKYLAEQFIKMGASVDFPSLPGGQTQGNPGWDERRQQVDQVLTHINPDQTFGLAEELADSRSLWQGQGSVYLFLSVAEPGLPDLIARHRDNEWVCLLYDAQDYSPPRKGQAASSTEYLTQLESAGAKVHLMPAVVEFQRQVEAHRARGVYATS; this is encoded by the coding sequence ATGGTTCGGCGTCTCGCCCGCCTCGTCCTCACGACATCAGCCCTTTTCCTGCTGGTGATGGCGATTTTGATCAACTCGCCGGCGCTGTTTTACATGGCGACGGCGATGGCGGCCACAATCGCCGCGTGCGCATTTCAGGCGTATCTTTCGGTGCGCGGACTGCAGATTCAGCGCATCTCGCCGCCGGCGGTCAACTTCGGCGAAGTCGTCACGGTCAGCCTCATCGTCCGGAGCGAGCGCCGGATCAAACGGCCTCTGATTCAGGTTTACGACAAACTTCCGGCGCGTCTGCGGTTTAGTCAGCGGACGTGGAGTTTGCCGATTGCGCCCGCATACGACCAGCCCATCCAAACGCGATACAGTTTCCGGCCCTTGCGACGCGGCGTATTTACGTGGAGCGAGGTCGAAGTCAACGGAACCGACACCTTGGGGCTGGTCACGAAAAGCAAAGTGTATGAAGCCGAGCAGGCTCAACTGCTGGTTTATCCCGCGCCGCTCCCTGTCAACATCGACTTGCGTCCCTCAGGCGGCGTCGGCACCAGCGAGGCCGAATCAGGCCGATTCCGAGGCTCCGGCCTCGAACCGCGCGGCATCCGCGAATACGTTCCGGGCGACCCCCAGCGCTACGTTCACTGGACCAGCAGCGCGCGTTCGCGCAACCTCATGGTCAAGGAGTTCGAGTCGGGCGCAGGGCTCGCCGCACTCATCTTCATTCAGCGCTTGCCCGAAAGCGATTTGGCGCACAACGGCCTCACCTCGTTTGAGGTCGCTTGCGGCCACATTAAGTACCTGGCCGAGCAGTTCATCAAAATGGGCGCGAGCGTGGACTTTCCGAGCCTGCCCGGCGGTCAAACCCAGGGCAATCCGGGTTGGGACGAGCGCCGTCAGCAGGTGGATCAAGTCCTCACCCACATCAATCCCGACCAGACTTTTGGGCTCGCCGAGGAACTCGCTGATTCGCGCTCGCTGTGGCAGGGTCAGGGGTCGGTTTATCTGTTTTTGAGCGTCGCTGAGCCGGGCCTGCCCGACCTCATCGCTCGTCACCGGGATAACGAATGGGTGTGCCTTCTCTATGATGCGCAGGACTATTCGCCGCCGCGCAAAGGCCAAGCCGCGAGTTCGACCGAGTATCTAACCCAGCTTGAAAGCGCGGGCGCGAAGGTTCACCTTATGCCGGCCGTGGTCGAATTCCAACGTCAAGTGGAGGCGCACCGCGCCCGAGGAGTGTATGCGACGAGTTGA
- a CDS encoding transglutaminase domain-containing protein has translation MRRVDRQVTWVDHLLTLIAAMCICFVSGNSIGRPGISWFFLPIALVCGVLGFGLGKLAKDRKIESYDWALYCALAAVIIFNIRLLNEVLPDDGFPFQIVMMSFLSWLICVGQLVTWRDTTMAFHAVPCIAAFGLVGAFDYKATPYVFFAFLLCMSSLFFRVHARSMLRRAEASFALSSDREEMGDQQKLWERAFATGAWRWMAGTGWALTSALIIVVLSLLGAPLVQYSVQSVAGRVAFNLPSRPQQRPMLGGNSNPDGSLRLGNGPPSQAGFPLFKFSCEASSYWRTESYDRYTGRSWRNSLANRNATLVPFSQEELKETYPNHREVPFTVKRVRLGLSYNGGTSLPTPGTVVRMDTRKHTFRVTPDLAILQQFGADPKMSGQSLFAPPDMQPGRSVPPPEYRGMLPLTEVGDRTWLNPMLWEATEGASTDYEKAQAIARWIARRCNYNLKVEAPPQDVDVVAYFLTNSKEGYCDLFASSMTLLARKAGLHARMSGGFLADDKPDEYGFVTATDKEAHVWCEVYFENVGWVIFDATEGARDVTPAEGGTKTNRELLDRIVQGTIIAVGIAGLIAIGFALRTDRRKLAERTTQSQLGVHYRSFLAKVEKVTQRPCLLAETPLEYLSRVKHRLGEGRAEAEQLAQMFTRHLFSPAGPPDEVVKEIESRVQTLRRTLRPQDSL, from the coding sequence ATGCGACGAGTTGACCGCCAAGTCACGTGGGTCGATCACCTGCTGACCCTGATCGCGGCCATGTGTATCTGCTTTGTCAGCGGCAACTCCATCGGTCGCCCCGGCATCAGTTGGTTTTTCTTGCCGATCGCCCTGGTGTGCGGGGTGCTTGGCTTTGGGCTCGGCAAACTCGCCAAAGACCGCAAGATCGAATCGTACGACTGGGCCCTTTACTGCGCGCTGGCGGCGGTGATTATCTTCAACATCCGGCTGCTCAACGAAGTGCTGCCCGACGATGGCTTCCCGTTCCAAATCGTGATGATGAGCTTCCTGTCGTGGCTCATATGCGTCGGCCAATTGGTGACGTGGCGCGACACGACGATGGCGTTCCATGCCGTGCCGTGTATCGCCGCCTTCGGCTTGGTCGGCGCGTTCGATTACAAGGCCACGCCGTACGTATTCTTCGCGTTCCTGCTCTGCATGTCGAGCCTGTTCTTCCGGGTTCATGCCCGATCCATGCTCCGGCGCGCGGAAGCCAGTTTCGCCCTGAGTTCGGACCGCGAGGAAATGGGCGATCAGCAAAAGCTCTGGGAGCGCGCGTTTGCCACCGGGGCGTGGCGATGGATGGCGGGCACCGGTTGGGCCCTCACCTCCGCGCTGATTATCGTGGTGCTCAGCTTGCTCGGAGCGCCGCTGGTCCAGTATTCGGTGCAATCGGTCGCCGGACGGGTCGCGTTTAATCTGCCTTCGCGGCCGCAGCAGCGCCCTATGCTCGGAGGAAACTCGAACCCCGACGGGAGTTTGAGGCTAGGCAACGGCCCGCCAAGCCAGGCCGGTTTTCCCCTGTTCAAGTTTAGTTGCGAAGCTTCGAGCTACTGGCGCACCGAATCGTATGATCGCTACACCGGTCGGTCTTGGCGAAATTCGTTGGCGAATCGCAACGCCACGCTCGTGCCGTTTTCTCAGGAGGAGCTCAAAGAGACCTACCCTAACCACCGCGAAGTGCCGTTTACGGTCAAACGCGTGCGGCTGGGTTTAAGCTACAACGGGGGCACGTCGCTCCCGACTCCGGGAACCGTCGTTCGCATGGACACCCGGAAGCACACGTTCCGGGTGACGCCCGATCTCGCGATTCTACAGCAGTTCGGCGCCGATCCCAAAATGAGCGGACAATCGCTGTTCGCCCCGCCCGATATGCAGCCGGGCCGGTCGGTGCCGCCGCCCGAATATCGCGGCATGCTGCCGCTCACCGAAGTCGGCGACCGCACTTGGCTCAACCCCATGCTCTGGGAGGCGACCGAGGGCGCTTCGACCGACTACGAAAAAGCGCAAGCCATCGCCCGGTGGATTGCGCGGCGGTGTAACTATAACCTCAAGGTTGAGGCTCCGCCGCAGGACGTGGACGTAGTGGCGTACTTCCTGACCAACAGCAAGGAAGGCTATTGCGACCTCTTCGCCAGTTCCATGACGTTGCTCGCCCGCAAAGCCGGGCTTCACGCGCGGATGTCGGGCGGCTTTTTAGCCGACGACAAACCCGACGAATATGGGTTTGTCACCGCCACCGACAAAGAAGCCCACGTCTGGTGCGAGGTGTACTTTGAGAATGTCGGGTGGGTGATTTTCGATGCCACCGAAGGTGCCCGCGACGTGACGCCCGCCGAGGGCGGCACAAAGACCAACCGAGAACTGCTGGATCGAATCGTGCAAGGCACGATCATCGCGGTTGGCATCGCCGGGCTCATCGCGATTGGCTTTGCGCTCCGCACCGATCGCCGCAAGCTGGCCGAACGGACCACGCAATCGCAGCTTGGCGTTCACTACCGCAGCTTCTTGGCCAAGGTCGAAAAGGTCACGCAGCGCCCCTGTCTGCTTGCCGAAACCCCGCTGGAATATCTCTCCCGCGTGAAGCATCGGCTGGGCGAAGGTCGAGCCGAGGCCGAGCAGCTGGCGCAGATGTTCACACGGCACCTCTTTTCCCCGGCCGGACCGCCGGATGAAGTGGTGAAAGAGATAGAATCTAGGGTGCAAACGCTTCGGCGGACTCTGCGCCCGCAGGACTCTCTTTGA